From a single Phycisphaeraceae bacterium genomic region:
- a CDS encoding VWA domain-containing protein has protein sequence MGFLSLPAALFAAAIFIPLLVALYFLKLRRKRVAVSSTLLWKKAIQDMQVNAPFQRLRKSLLLLLQLLILLALLVAFARPTFDQSAKPGQRMVILIDRSASMNATDISPTRFAEAKRLALELVDGMASSGSSENGGAMVIAFGRRAQIVQPFTNDPSLLRNAINALQPSDESSHIEPALQLIRRDAAESVAASEQPLAVYILSDGRLSDLDKLKLAGADIRYTPIGGTAEAVHGVNNLGIVSLAARRDLKRPELVHVFARFANYTTSNVPIQVTLRVDDKVVRVSNTSVPALTAGGDSKVAAGEPGSQSMQFDFDLAGSALVEISHDHSDQLLADNVARLTVAPPKRLRVLMVSEGNRFLERAIRVQGVKSLRMMRPADFEAQNPSALRRGSWEGSTEVEGFDALVFDHYAPKEVPKVDSLYLGSVPPIPGLKLLPPRDSDPPTQHILSWEKDHPLLRYVALDDLVLADAGRLSLPDTAEVLAMVQSGPVMAEINADGVHHVVTAFNLIHTNWPMQVSFPVFISNVVPWLGLGGQIETGLSYQVGEVAIVPVPGGQRSVVYSGPLKLRASVSDSRAVLPIFERVGLYTAENPIEKPWDKLPVNLTDAAESDIRTVDKLDIGGKTVQGEAASTMARREVWPWFVWAALAVLVVEWIVYTRRMHV, from the coding sequence ATGGGTTTTCTTTCCCTACCCGCTGCACTGTTTGCTGCTGCGATATTCATTCCGCTGCTGGTGGCGTTGTATTTCCTCAAGCTCAGGAGGAAGCGCGTAGCTGTAAGCTCGACTTTACTTTGGAAAAAAGCCATCCAGGACATGCAGGTCAATGCGCCGTTTCAACGGCTCAGGAAAAGCTTGCTCCTGCTGCTGCAATTACTCATTCTTCTTGCGTTACTCGTTGCTTTTGCGCGACCGACTTTTGATCAGTCTGCCAAGCCCGGCCAGCGAATGGTAATCCTGATTGATCGTTCTGCTTCGATGAATGCGACTGATATCTCTCCCACACGTTTCGCGGAGGCGAAGCGCCTTGCGCTTGAGCTTGTGGATGGTATGGCCTCATCGGGTTCTTCAGAAAATGGTGGGGCAATGGTGATTGCCTTTGGCCGGCGGGCGCAGATTGTACAACCCTTCACCAACGATCCATCTCTGCTGCGTAATGCAATCAACGCGCTTCAGCCATCTGATGAATCCAGTCATATAGAGCCTGCTTTGCAATTGATTCGACGCGACGCTGCTGAGAGTGTCGCAGCCAGCGAGCAACCACTGGCTGTGTACATTCTCAGCGATGGCCGGCTGTCTGACCTCGACAAGCTCAAACTTGCTGGAGCGGATATTCGGTACACACCGATCGGCGGTACGGCTGAGGCTGTGCATGGCGTGAACAATCTCGGCATTGTTTCTCTTGCCGCACGACGCGATCTCAAACGACCCGAACTGGTTCATGTCTTTGCCCGGTTTGCAAATTACACAACAAGTAACGTTCCGATTCAGGTGACGCTGCGCGTTGATGACAAGGTTGTGCGAGTCAGTAATACCAGCGTTCCCGCACTGACAGCAGGTGGCGACAGCAAAGTAGCTGCGGGTGAACCCGGCAGTCAATCCATGCAGTTTGATTTTGATCTTGCCGGTTCGGCACTGGTTGAGATTTCACACGACCATAGTGATCAACTGCTTGCAGATAATGTCGCGAGGTTAACGGTCGCGCCGCCGAAACGGTTGCGTGTCCTGATGGTGTCGGAGGGAAACCGATTTCTAGAGCGAGCGATTCGCGTGCAGGGAGTCAAGTCACTGCGGATGATGCGACCAGCCGACTTCGAAGCTCAAAACCCATCTGCCCTGCGGCGTGGAAGCTGGGAAGGTTCAACGGAGGTAGAAGGCTTCGATGCCTTGGTATTCGACCACTACGCTCCCAAGGAAGTACCCAAGGTGGACAGCCTCTATCTGGGTAGTGTGCCTCCAATTCCGGGTCTTAAGCTGCTGCCGCCCCGTGATAGCGACCCGCCGACACAACACATCTTGAGCTGGGAAAAGGATCATCCGCTGCTGCGATACGTTGCCTTGGATGATCTGGTGCTTGCTGACGCCGGTCGACTTTCCTTGCCTGATACCGCGGAAGTTCTTGCAATGGTTCAGAGTGGCCCGGTTATGGCTGAAATTAACGCCGATGGCGTACACCACGTTGTTACCGCCTTTAATTTGATCCATACGAACTGGCCGATGCAGGTGAGCTTCCCGGTATTTATCAGCAATGTGGTGCCTTGGCTGGGGCTCGGGGGACAGATTGAAACTGGTTTGAGCTACCAGGTCGGCGAGGTCGCGATTGTGCCGGTGCCAGGTGGCCAACGATCTGTGGTTTATTCGGGTCCGCTCAAGCTGCGTGCATCGGTTAGTGATAGCCGTGCTGTATTACCAATTTTTGAACGAGTGGGGCTTTACACAGCTGAAAACCCAATAGAAAAGCCGTGGGACAAACTCCCGGTAAACCTCACTGACGCAGCAGAAAGTGACATCCGCACCGTGGATAAACTCGATATCGGAGGTAAGACGGTTCAGGGTGAAGCTGCCTCAACGATGGCG